The stretch of DNA CCAAACCACGACACTGAAAGGAAGTCTAAATGGACTTTATAACTTGTACGTTAATCGATGAGAAGTTGACTGCTTGAGTTCGGCTGAATGACTGCTGTTAAAGTAAAACTTAAGGAGCTtgtcgagtgtttatatttcaaaacaaaaccgcataaagtgcattttgaATCCCAAATAGGACTCTGGACCATTTCTTTCCCATCCGACATCCTTTTATGTAGTTTAAGGATTAAGGATGACcggcggcgccctctgctgggtgGAGGCCAACCTACAACACAAAGAATTTCTACTTGCACATTTTGAGTTAAATCAatttgaactaattttaatcttcTAAACTGTTAATCAGCAGTTAAGTGTAAGTCGATTAATCCACCTTCTCCTGCtctgttctgcagctgctgtcttTCTGTCTGACGGTTCTGAGCCGCCGGTTTGAGTTCCAGGCGGACGCCTTCGCTCGTGACATGGGCAAAGCCTCAGAGCTGTACTCTGCCCTCATCAAGCTCAACATGGACAACCTGGGCTTCCCTGTGGCGGACTGGCTCTTCTCCATGTGGCACTACTCCCACCCGCCCCTGCTGGAGCGCCTCAGGGCGCTGGGGAACATCAAGCAGGACTGACGCGGCCGGACGGGGCAGCGGCGGGCGCCGCCTCCTCCTGCGGGCCTCCGCAGACCCCTCCTCGCCCTGTGACGCTGCctggtctttttttcttcccaccTGTCCTCCAAACATTGAGTTTTACCTTATTTTAGCATTTCACTGTCCAAACATTcagcaaaaccaaaacatatcagcgaaaagcgttttctcagtgCGGCTTGCTGTGAGGAATCATCTGGACAATGTTTGTTTAGAAAAAGATAGCCAGACTACAGTTTACGGATTGATTTGgcagtttattttgttttcaacttatttattaattacattctgtacatattttaaaaggaaaaaaaagacattttaggaTTATTTTCCAGTATTAGGATGTCAAACTAGTGAGGAATTTCTTAGAATAGTTTATGAATTAGCTATTCCAGTTGTTTATTGCTTAAGTAGAAGAACATCTGTAATTATGGCGATGCTTTTTACTGATAAACAGGCCAGATTCTGATTCGTCCTGCAGCTGCTAGCCCTTCAACTGTCAATATCAAAActatttcttttgttgtttttaatgaacaatttgattcattttaattttctttaggGGAGTAATCATCACAAACGTGAGTGCCTCTGAATGTCTTTCTGTTCTGATAGTGATGTGaaagtttagtttaattttttttctacatgaactgatgaattgtttttgtttttattcttatttgcCTGCAGTCGAGGGTCCAACCAGCCCTGTACATAATGTCGTTGGTAGTGAAAGTGGTTGGAAATTTTACGTTTAGTTTCTTCCTGTGTTACCTGGcaagcaaaatgtaaaatatttttggggacGTTGGGAGGCAAAAACTTTCCTTCAGCACACAAGGCAGAGTTTGGTTTGCTAAAAAAAGGGGATTGGAGCTTTCTTTGCTGTGTTGAATAAAATTCTGCAACGTATTTCATTTTcccatctggttctgatcatAAAGTTATTATAACTGTGTTAATTTAAGACATATTTGAAAGAATAGCTGCTCAGATATTCGAAAACAATTTTAACCAAACCCAAAAATGAGGCAGAAAtaagttaaatgtattttttaaatactttcatTGAATTTAATtcttaattacattttttaaatcacaaactttttcctttcttcttatGAGATTTTATCTCCTAATTATGACAAATTACTCCTATAAATAACAGATGAATTTTCAACTGAAATTTTTATTAgctataaatatttatcttctaatttgtaaataaataccCAATTTTATGACATATTTTCCCTCAAATTCTGTAAGAATTAACTCtgtcattcatttatttcagtaacctAATTAACCAAGTGAAACAACATTATCTAGCTTAATTCTACACAAGGCGAtgtttttaatcacagaaaaccacagttaaataaaaaataaataaaagcaaaatgaaaataaaatcttgtttatACCTAATTAAATTCTGATGTAATTGAGAAAAGTTTGATTACAGGACctgttccatttttttttttaagatttacaaaaacattttttaatgctttttgtaACACggcatttataaatgtaaaattttctaCTTAAGCAGAAtgttatttctaaaatgtttaacttttttgttcCTTATTGAGATTCCATATTTGATCCATTTCCAGGAAAAAGAGTAAATTTAGGATGAAACGTTACCTTGAAAGCGAAAATGACCCGTATCAACGTGGGGTCAACAGATACGTAAATTACGTAAGATGTTACGCTGGGGGACGTTCCATTACGTAAGTTGAGCTATTTCATACTAAATACCGTTTATCTcttcaaattaaagttttacaaagtTACTTCTCGAACGTATTAAAGAATTTTTCGCCATTcgatataaaaaatattattttctacaGAGTTTAGACCAAAAGAGCAGGCGGACTCGCCCCTCCGTTTCGCTGCTAATGGTACGGTCCGCTGGCTGGTTTCTGTGGACAAGGGCAAACAGTCAGTGTCAGCGTTTCTTTTGGTACCTGACGGTCAAACATGGCGAGGCTGTTGAGGTTAAACGTCAGGAGTTTTGTCACATCCCAGCTGAGAATGTCCTCCGATCAGGTAATAAACGTCTTTTTCCTCCTGGCTGCTTTAAAAACCAGACCGCAACCCTGTCATTCAAcaacatgttgttttttagcTAACTAAAACCAAACATGATTGGAATAACATCGATTTTAAATAGCTAGTAATGGTATCTAGAGTATATTAGTGATTTGGGTAAAAAGTGACTGGTTAAATCTGACCTATAAAAGGTATTAATTACCAGCTGCGTCATAACAGAGGATCTGTGAATTGTTTTTACCTattgtgattgtttttgctCAGGTTACACAGTAAAACATATCAGTATGTTGTGTTATGTTACtgtataatattttttaagataatttttcttattatcATTAATATTTAGATGCAGTCCTTCTGCTTCTATCAGAAGTTTTTCACATCAGACCagaagtaaaaaattaaaacccaCAGGAAAACCTCATTTCCTGCATTTTCAAGTTTGAAAGCAGCAAACTTGAAACATGTCCtctttgtttgacttttcataGTTAAGATTATTTGAAACTAACTGAAGTTTGTGTTAGGacagttacattttttatgtttactgcagtttcagttttgtgtttaatttaaattgtatttgcTGTACTTAATTTGCTTACTGCTGTGATGGCGGAAATCACAGACATCCCTGAGCAACAGAGTGTCTTCTTTCAGAAGCTTCTTCAGAACTGCTGTAACAGAGACTGCTACAGAAGCATCTACAACTCTTTGAAAGAAATTAAgaattacaaatgttttaatttccatCAGGGattattaaactattttttatagcattttgaaaaattaaatttagataaattagttagttagtttttatgtattcaatgcattttattatttgtgaatttagttttaaatccttaTAAGCATTTTAGCGTGTATTCATTTGTTTAACTgatatttctttaatatttcaaacCAATGTTACTTCTGTTAACTGTGCATTTCTGTTTCATGTCATTGTTTATAACTCTTTTTTTGTcccatatatttaaaaaaacaggcttgttttgtttttaacacttaaatattttcatatcagtcaaaAATTACCTGACTAAATGCAAGATGAATGatgatttaaattattcatggtggaaaaaaggaagaagacatTCAAGCTGACCTGGCCCTATGTGATTAAATACTCACCTCTCAGTCTTAGTGGTCGCTCTTTGCTCTGGGATTTCAATccaggctttgactaggccactcaaAAGAAGTCAAGCCTGCAGTGCGTCAGACGGTTAAATAGTTTTTGGTTCTTCTGGGAAGGTTATCCATGTTTTTTGTAGATAATGGCTCTTTTGtagttcattttttaatttctttaaatggTAGCACGTCAtaatgtattgtgttttttttaaatatattttattttagattattttcctTCATGCTGTCAAACATGCTGTTTTATATAGTTTAGACATTAATCAAACCTGGGTGTGTTAATTTCACAGTAACGTgataaaaacttttaacttaATCTTAATCAAAAGTTGCTAGGAAGTAGAACATGTATCTGCTGACCTTTAGATGGGaacatttatcatttaaatcTCTAAAAATGATCATAAAACAGAATATCAAAATACACCAACAAAGCAAATGCCTATTTAGatcatatttaaattacttacaatattacattttgtataTAATATGTTGCTTATGATTATATTTGTATTACTTgctaatatttaacactttggaTGAAGTAATAAGCGATTTCCCCTCGGGACTCAGCtcagtctttttcttctttgaatcTCTGTCTCACCCGTTGCAGCTGGGTGAGCTGGGAAAAGGTGCGGGAAAAGGCGGAGGCGGCGGCGGCTCCATCAGGGAGGCGGGCGGCGCCATGGGAAAGAAGCAAGCCGCTGAGGAGGAAATGTATTTCAAGtacgtttttttatttgtatatatttaaaccaacagtagctgtgttttttttatttgtaacaaaaactAACTCTGCTAATGTCCAGAAAACCCAACTTTGCTGTTGTGGTGATTCAGtttaataagaaattaaattgaaatcaCATGTGACTACGCTTGTTCACGCAATAATCCTAAAGATCATGGGAGCGACGGACGTAAATAGTTACATAAGACAATATTCTAGCGCTAATCATCCATCCTAGGTTGAAGTCTTGTTACAGTCGGCCATTTTATAGAAGAGCCTTGGATGTCCttccccaagtggaggagttcaagtatctcgggatcttgttcacgaatgaggggaagaagggagcgggagatcgacaggcggattggcgcagcgtctgccgtcaagcgggcgctgtaccggtccgtcgtggtgaagagagagctgagccaaaaagcgaagctctcgatttaccggtcgatctacgttcccaccctcatctatggtcatgagctttgggtcatgaccgaaagaacgagatcgtggatacaagcggccgaaatgggttttctccgtagggtggctgggctctcccttagagataaggtgagaagctcagtcatccgggagggactca from Xiphophorus hellerii strain 12219 chromosome 19, Xiphophorus_hellerii-4.1, whole genome shotgun sequence encodes:
- the atp5if1b gene encoding ATPase inhibitor B, mitochondrial yields the protein MARLLRLNVRSFVTSQLRMSSDQLGELGKGAGKGGGGGGSIREAGGAMGKKQAAEEEMYFKRKEQEQLAALKQHHLEEIDHHKKEIERLQREIDRHKGKIRKLKHDD